The following proteins are co-located in the Larus michahellis chromosome 9, bLarMic1.1, whole genome shotgun sequence genome:
- the NMB gene encoding neuromedin-B has product MAALRCLLLLLCGAALGPAVHLDFAEHRSQAAKIKVNPRGNLWATGHFMGKKSVTGSPHLESPEEPAVPMVFGPSLRALLEDMMELLTRELLKILLQERLLDENQGKYDLTDQETGLLTKVLEKYFSN; this is encoded by the exons ATGGCGGCGCTgcgctgcctcctgctgctgctctgcggTGCCGCGCTGGGGCCCGCCGTACACCTCGACTTCGCCGAGCACCGCAGCCAGGCGGCCAAGATCAAGGTCAACCCCCGCGGCAACCTGTGGGCCACAG GTCACTTCATGGGGAAGAAGAGTGTCACGGGCTCCCCGCACCTGGAGTCGCCGGAGGAGCCTGCAGTGCCGATGGTCTTCGGTCCCTCTCTCAGAGCCCTGCTGGAGGACATGATGGAACTGCTTACCCGCGAGCTCCTGAAAATCCTCTTGCAAGAGAGACTTTTGGATGAGAACCAAGGGAAATATGACCTCACTGACCAG GAGACAGGGCTTTTAACAAAGGTGCTGGAGAAGTatttttcaaactga